In Lentibacillus sp. JNUCC-1, the genomic window CTGCTGAATGACGTCAATAAAATTGGAAACGTTTTCTTGGAGAAGGGCTTGAATCCAGGTGACAAGATTATGATTATGGTTCCGCGAGTTCTGGCGGCTTACAAGGTATATCTGGCGGCACTTAAAACAGGAATCGTCATCGTGCCGGCCTCGGAAATGCTGAAAACGAAAGATCTTCAGTACCGAATCAGTCACGGGGAAGTGAAGGCTGTTGCAAGCTTTTATCCGTACGTGAATGAATATAAAGGTGTTGAGGAATATGACGAGCTGGTGAAATTTTCAGTTGGCGGGGAGGCAGAAGGCTGGCATGACTTGGATCAGCTGATCGAGTCGGCCTCTGGTGAACTGGCTATGGCGCAGACGACCAAAGACGACATCGCGTTCCTGCCTTATACATCAGGTACAACCGGCAATCCAAAAGGCGTTGTCCACACGCATGGCTGGGGATTTGCACACTTAAAAACAGCAGCTCCCAACTGGCTTGGCATCGAGGAAGGTGACAAGGTGTGGGCAACAGCAGGCCCTGGCTGGCAGAAATGGATTTGGAGTCCGTTTTTATCTGTTCTCGGCAGCGGGGCAACCGGGTTTGTTTACCAGGGGAAATTTGACCCGAAAACATATTTGCAGCTGCTGCAGGATGAGGAGATCAACGTCTTGTGCTGTACACCGACAGAGTATCGCCTGATGGCCAAGGTTGATAATCTAGCAGACTATCAATTGCCAGGACTGCATAGTGCTGTGTCGGCAGGCGAGCCATTGAACGTGGAAGTTATTGACACTTTCCGCAAATATTTTTCAGTGACGGTTCGAGATGGGTATGGTCAGACCGAAAATACATTGCTGTTGGGCATTACAAAAGATATGGACGTGAAGCCGGGCTCCATGGGCAAACCGACGCCAGGCAATGATGTTGCGATTATCGATGAAAATGGCGAG contains:
- the mbcS gene encoding acyl-CoA synthetase MbcS, which translates into the protein MKKEDLLAPDMYNIAMEVEKYAGSGKKALVWMDDQGQRETATYDELLNDVNKIGNVFLEKGLNPGDKIMIMVPRVLAAYKVYLAALKTGIVIVPASEMLKTKDLQYRISHGEVKAVASFYPYVNEYKGVEEYDELVKFSVGGEAEGWHDLDQLIESASGELAMAQTTKDDIAFLPYTSGTTGNPKGVVHTHGWGFAHLKTAAPNWLGIEEGDKVWATAGPGWQKWIWSPFLSVLGSGATGFVYQGKFDPKTYLQLLQDEEINVLCCTPTEYRLMAKVDNLADYQLPGLHSAVSAGEPLNVEVIDTFRKYFSVTVRDGYGQTENTLLLGITKDMDVKPGSMGKPTPGNDVAIIDENGEPLPPGEIGDIALKLGSPALFREYYKDTERTKMSRRGEYYVTGDQASMDEDGYFWFEGRRDDIIISSGYTIGPFEVEDALVKHSAVQECAVVGKPDEIRGTIVKAFIVLKPGVSGDAELVKDLQDHVKQMTAPYKYPREISFIEELPKTTSGKIRRIELRKQEQMQ